A genome region from Blautia coccoides includes the following:
- a CDS encoding extracellular solute-binding protein, translated as MKKRMMKLAAISMSVLMAAALGACGSNGGDSSSGTEEGKKEDSATSSDSKDGDKEIIMWANGTEDPDKSIWNYAIDKYNDGKGKETGYQVTYVPTQNDTYKEKLVVAVSSGECPDIYQTWSGGPMIEYVEAGFGQPLDEYIEKYGLKDVLMDAALEQGTYNGKVYGLPVLNVAISGIYYNKDMFEQYNLEVPTTISELEKVCNTLVENGITPFALANASKWTGSMYFMNLATRYGGLEPFQKAVSGEGTFEDESFVYAGEKIQEWVEKGYFPEGVNSLSEDDGQGKQLLYQDKAAMTCIGSWYTGTIKQDSEEFYNKLGWFPFPAVDDSSADASIIIGTIGDGFLTFNCTGEKLDAAFEMASYYFDDEELDFMVENGKIPPVKKAKDMITDPVSQQILEAATNASSVQLWYDQYLPPVVSEAHKDTCQELFGLTMTPEEANKELQKAMDEYNSSHGEE; from the coding sequence ATGAAAAAAAGGATGATGAAACTGGCAGCCATATCCATGTCCGTACTTATGGCGGCAGCTTTGGGTGCGTGTGGTTCCAATGGAGGGGACAGCAGCAGCGGTACAGAGGAAGGCAAAAAAGAAGACAGCGCCACATCCTCCGACAGCAAGGACGGGGATAAAGAAATTATCATGTGGGCTAACGGTACGGAAGACCCGGACAAGAGTATCTGGAATTATGCGATAGACAAATACAATGACGGCAAAGGGAAAGAGACCGGCTATCAGGTGACCTATGTTCCCACCCAGAATGATACCTACAAGGAAAAACTGGTGGTGGCTGTCAGCTCAGGTGAATGCCCTGACATCTATCAGACCTGGTCCGGCGGTCCTATGATCGAGTACGTGGAAGCAGGATTCGGTCAGCCTCTTGATGAGTACATCGAAAAATACGGTCTGAAGGATGTACTTATGGACGCAGCTCTGGAACAGGGAACTTACAATGGAAAAGTATATGGACTTCCGGTGCTGAATGTGGCTATCTCCGGTATTTATTACAATAAAGATATGTTCGAGCAGTATAATTTGGAAGTGCCCACAACCATCAGCGAGCTGGAAAAAGTATGCAATACTCTCGTAGAGAACGGGATCACCCCATTCGCACTGGCCAATGCCTCCAAATGGACAGGCTCCATGTACTTCATGAACCTGGCTACCCGTTACGGCGGTCTGGAACCTTTCCAGAAAGCAGTTTCCGGCGAGGGAACCTTTGAGGATGAGAGCTTTGTCTATGCTGGGGAGAAGATTCAGGAGTGGGTCGAAAAAGGATATTTCCCGGAAGGTGTGAACTCTCTGAGTGAGGATGACGGACAGGGCAAACAGCTTTTATATCAGGATAAAGCTGCCATGACCTGTATCGGTTCCTGGTATACCGGAACTATTAAACAGGACAGCGAAGAGTTCTACAACAAATTGGGCTGGTTCCCGTTCCCGGCAGTTGATGACTCCTCAGCGGATGCTTCTATCATCATAGGTACCATCGGGGATGGATTCCTGACATTTAACTGTACAGGTGAGAAGCTGGATGCGGCGTTTGAGATGGCAAGCTACTATTTTGATGATGAGGAATTGGATTTCATGGTAGAGAACGGCAAGATTCCTCCGGTCAAAAAAGCAAAAGACATGATCACAGATCCGGTCAGCCAGCAGATCCTGGAGGCCGCCACGAATGCGTCCTCTGTACAGCTCTGGTATGACCAGTACCTGCCGCCGGTTGTATCTGAGGCACATAAAGATACCTGTCAGGAATTATTCGGTCTCACAATGACACCGGAAGAGGCCAATAAAGAACTGCAGAAAGCAATGGATGAGTATAACAGCAGCCACGGCGAGGAATAA
- a CDS encoding carbohydrate ABC transporter permease — protein MDNYKKSRVKSVTAWTVAFILAIFWLAVSFMPFVFMVLNSFKEKFEMLTKGVFQLPDALNWNNYTEVLKGGFGTYFKNSVIVLAISLILLLFIASCASYPLARFKFKLANPIYALIVACMSIPVHITLIPVFKMAKSTGLYDSIWALIGPYIAFAVPISVFILTSFMKEIPREIEESAEIDGCGKIQMFFSMILPLAKPGLATLAIYNGVNMWNEFSFAYTLTQSSANRTLPLAIWEFQGQYSMNTPMIMAVLTLTLLPMIIMFIIFQDKLVKGMTAGAVKG, from the coding sequence ATGGATAATTATAAGAAGAGCAGAGTAAAAAGTGTAACAGCCTGGACGGTTGCCTTTATTCTGGCGATTTTCTGGCTGGCAGTATCCTTTATGCCTTTTGTATTTATGGTATTGAACTCTTTCAAAGAGAAGTTTGAGATGCTGACAAAAGGTGTGTTCCAGCTTCCGGATGCCTTGAACTGGAACAACTACACAGAAGTGTTAAAAGGCGGATTCGGTACATATTTTAAAAACAGTGTGATCGTTCTTGCTATCTCCCTGATACTTTTACTGTTTATTGCTTCCTGCGCATCCTATCCGCTTGCAAGATTTAAATTTAAACTGGCCAATCCGATCTATGCGCTGATCGTGGCATGTATGTCCATACCAGTGCATATTACCCTGATCCCTGTGTTCAAGATGGCAAAAAGTACAGGTCTGTATGACAGTATCTGGGCACTGATTGGACCTTATATCGCTTTTGCGGTTCCTATTTCTGTTTTTATTCTCACAAGCTTTATGAAAGAGATTCCGCGGGAGATTGAAGAGTCCGCTGAGATCGACGGCTGCGGCAAGATCCAGATGTTCTTTTCTATGATCCTTCCGCTGGCAAAACCCGGCCTTGCTACATTGGCAATTTACAACGGTGTAAATATGTGGAATGAGTTCTCCTTTGCCTACACACTGACACAGTCATCTGCCAACCGTACCCTGCCTCTGGCAATCTGGGAATTCCAGGGCCAGTACTCTATGAATACACCTATGATCATGGCTGTTTTGACACTGACTCTTCTGCCAATGATCATCATGTTCATCATTTTCCAGGATAAGCTGGTAAAAGGTATGACTGCAGGAGCTGTTAAAGGCTGA
- a CDS encoding RNA polymerase sigma factor, whose translation MTREDKLLKKLEYGDMSALDELISLYYADILRYCICHTKDRQTAEDAVQETFLKTVRYLDRYVHKGKFRAFLYQVAANTCVDMWRKKRLEEQIPDTLECLEHGYSRAETEMDFILLIKELPKEQREIIYLRYAHDLTMREIGQILDLPVRTVQSRLRAALKRMKKELEKGGIPYEKI comes from the coding sequence TTGACGCGTGAAGACAAACTATTAAAAAAACTGGAATATGGAGATATGAGTGCCCTGGATGAGTTGATATCCCTGTACTACGCGGATATTCTCCGGTACTGCATCTGTCACACAAAAGACAGGCAGACCGCAGAGGATGCCGTTCAGGAGACATTCCTTAAAACCGTGCGGTATCTGGACCGTTATGTGCACAAGGGCAAATTCCGCGCTTTTTTATACCAGGTGGCAGCCAATACGTGTGTAGATATGTGGAGAAAAAAACGCCTGGAGGAACAGATACCGGACACTCTGGAATGCCTGGAGCATGGATATTCAAGGGCAGAGACAGAGATGGATTTTATACTTTTGATCAAAGAACTGCCAAAAGAGCAGAGAGAGATCATATATCTTCGCTATGCCCATGACCTGACTATGAGGGAAATCGGACAGATTTTGGATCTGCCTGTAAGAACAGTACAGTCAAGACTGCGGGCAGCATTGAAGAGAATGAAGAAGGAGCTGGAGAAAGGAGGAATTCCGTATGAGAAAATCTGA
- a CDS encoding carbohydrate ABC transporter permease: protein MNEKGISLAQMRQRNTRRVAALFLAPVTILMVIFIFYPIVDTFITSGYQWNGISAAKKFIGIGNWKKLIADTSFWVAFKNNVIIMILSICIQIPIGLALATFLDFGGKKLTPFKVIWFIPLLMSSVAIGFLFTYALATNGGLVSTISGWFGGGNIDLLGNPKTALLTVIMVICWQFTPFYMVYFMAAFTNIPYDVFEAARIDGATRGQYFWRIALPLLVPSMKSAAILSMVGSLKYFDLIYVMTGGGPGTSTELMATYMYKQSFKTFNMGYGSAVAGGMFILISMVSLITMKLLNGKKED from the coding sequence ATGAATGAAAAAGGTATTTCTCTGGCCCAGATGAGGCAGAGAAACACACGAAGAGTTGCGGCGCTTTTCCTGGCACCGGTCACCATTTTAATGGTAATATTTATTTTCTATCCCATCGTAGATACTTTTATTACAAGTGGTTACCAGTGGAACGGAATCTCCGCGGCTAAGAAATTTATCGGAATCGGAAACTGGAAAAAACTTATTGCAGATACCAGCTTTTGGGTTGCGTTCAAGAACAATGTTATCATTATGATCTTATCTATCTGTATCCAGATCCCCATTGGACTTGCGCTGGCAACATTCCTGGATTTCGGAGGGAAGAAACTTACTCCTTTTAAGGTTATCTGGTTTATTCCCCTGCTGATGTCATCTGTTGCGATCGGTTTTCTTTTTACATATGCACTGGCAACAAACGGCGGTCTCGTAAGCACCATCTCAGGCTGGTTCGGAGGCGGCAACATTGACCTTCTGGGAAATCCCAAGACAGCTTTGCTGACGGTTATCATGGTCATCTGCTGGCAGTTCACCCCATTCTATATGGTGTACTTTATGGCAGCGTTTACCAACATTCCATATGATGTATTTGAAGCGGCAAGGATTGACGGAGCCACCAGAGGACAGTATTTCTGGAGAATAGCACTTCCCCTTCTGGTTCCATCCATGAAGAGTGCGGCGATCCTCTCCATGGTAGGATCTCTGAAATACTTTGATTTGATCTATGTTATGACCGGCGGCGGTCCAGGAACCTCTACGGAATTGATGGCAACCTATATGTATAAGCAGTCCTTTAAGACGTTTAATATGGGTTATGGTTCCGCAGTAGCCGGCGGTATGTTTATCCTGATCAGTATGGTATCCCTGATCACCATGAAGCTGTTAAATGGAAAGAAGGAGGACTGA
- a CDS encoding extracellular solute-binding protein, translating to MKKRMTKLVALSMTALMAATLAACGSDGGNSGGSESKTSGEDTTAKKESGDDSKEIIYWNIGTESPDKDVIAKAVDKFNSETESGYTVTTVPTQNDTYKEKLVVAMSSGECPDMYSNWSGGPMYEYIDSGFGQPIDDLFNASDIKDKLMDAAVSQATYNDHVYAVPYQNVSLAGIFYNKEMFEKYGLSEPKTLSDLENICKTLKDNGITPFALANGSKWTGSMYFMSLAARYGGLEPFQKAVAGEGKFTDDCFIKAGEKIQEWVNAGYFPEGVNSLSEDDGQAKQLMYQETAGMLLCGSWYTGTFSSDSEDFYQKIDWFPFPAIEGSDADATIQIGTVGDQFITFNCEGDKLAAAFECAEAHLSDEVIDFEIEKGKIPPVKGIEEKITDPVAKKIVETANNAPEIQLWYDQYLPPAVATAHLDGLQEVFGLTMTPQEAQDSMQKAMDEYLSTKAE from the coding sequence ATGAAGAAAAGAATGACAAAACTGGTTGCTCTTTCTATGACCGCACTCATGGCAGCAACACTGGCGGCATGCGGCAGTGATGGAGGGAACAGCGGCGGAAGCGAAAGTAAAACCTCAGGGGAAGACACAACAGCAAAGAAAGAGTCCGGTGATGACAGCAAGGAGATCATTTATTGGAATATCGGTACAGAAAGCCCGGACAAAGATGTTATTGCAAAGGCAGTAGACAAATTTAACTCCGAGACAGAATCAGGCTATACCGTTACAACCGTGCCGACACAGAACGATACTTATAAAGAGAAACTGGTGGTTGCCATGAGCTCAGGCGAGTGCCCGGATATGTATTCCAACTGGTCCGGCGGTCCTATGTATGAATACATAGATTCCGGTTTCGGACAGCCCATCGACGACCTGTTCAATGCATCTGATATCAAGGATAAACTCATGGATGCCGCTGTTTCCCAGGCTACATACAATGACCATGTGTACGCAGTTCCTTATCAGAATGTATCCCTTGCAGGTATTTTCTACAACAAGGAAATGTTTGAAAAATATGGCCTCTCAGAACCGAAAACACTCAGTGACTTAGAGAATATCTGTAAGACACTCAAAGACAACGGCATTACTCCTTTTGCCCTAGCTAACGGTTCTAAATGGACAGGATCCATGTACTTCATGAGCCTTGCAGCACGTTACGGCGGACTGGAACCATTCCAGAAAGCAGTTGCAGGCGAAGGCAAATTTACAGATGACTGCTTCATCAAAGCCGGTGAGAAGATCCAGGAATGGGTGAATGCAGGCTACTTCCCGGAAGGTGTAAACTCTCTGAGTGAGGATGACGGACAGGCAAAACAGCTCATGTATCAGGAGACTGCAGGCATGCTCCTGTGCGGTTCCTGGTATACAGGTACCTTCTCCTCTGACAGTGAAGACTTCTATCAGAAAATTGACTGGTTCCCATTCCCGGCAATTGAAGGCTCTGATGCAGACGCTACCATCCAGATCGGTACAGTAGGTGACCAGTTCATCACATTCAACTGTGAAGGCGACAAGCTGGCAGCAGCATTTGAATGCGCAGAGGCACATCTCTCTGATGAAGTTATTGACTTTGAGATTGAAAAAGGAAAGATTCCGCCAGTAAAAGGAATCGAAGAGAAGATCACAGACCCGGTTGCCAAAAAGATTGTTGAGACAGCCAATAACGCTCCGGAAATCCAGCTTTGGTATGACCAGTATCTGCCGCCGGCAGTTGCAACTGCTCATCTTGATGGATTACAGGAAGTGTTCGGTCTGACCATGACTCCGCAGGAAGCACAGGATTCCATGCAGAAGGCAATGGATGAGTATTTAAGCACTAAGGCTGAATAA
- a CDS encoding cohesin domain-containing protein: MKKRTRKIAMLCMSALLFVQAMPVWAAGGTEIALNPGKAQEGSQVQVNCEITDAQEVTNGKIRIHYDASKLVLTADSAGGALSGALCEINDCLTGNKDEGEIVAAFASSAPLSEDGSLLDMTFQLAEGVKAGDTADIRVDIEELAGDSGNIGHNETHTASITVEAKGENPNPGGDDNKPGGDDQDPGGDDTENPGGDGSQGGDKNDGTGGSGNKGTTPTTTPAKKSGSGTTTSKSAKTGDDTDILLPVLGAGAAVIVIAASVIAKKKRR; the protein is encoded by the coding sequence ATGAAAAAGAGAACCAGAAAAATAGCAATGTTATGTATGAGTGCACTTCTGTTTGTACAGGCAATGCCTGTCTGGGCCGCAGGTGGAACAGAAATCGCGTTAAACCCAGGTAAGGCACAGGAGGGCAGTCAGGTTCAGGTGAACTGTGAGATCACAGACGCCCAGGAAGTGACCAATGGAAAGATCCGTATCCATTACGATGCATCCAAACTTGTCCTCACTGCGGACAGCGCCGGAGGTGCGCTGTCCGGGGCCTTATGTGAGATCAATGATTGTCTGACCGGGAACAAGGATGAGGGTGAAATTGTGGCGGCATTTGCCTCTTCAGCTCCCCTTTCGGAAGATGGAAGTCTGCTTGATATGACTTTTCAGTTGGCAGAGGGCGTAAAGGCTGGCGATACAGCGGATATCCGGGTGGATATTGAGGAACTGGCAGGAGACAGCGGCAATATAGGACACAATGAAACGCATACTGCTTCTATTACAGTGGAAGCAAAGGGTGAAAATCCCAATCCGGGCGGCGACGACAATAAACCGGGTGGAGACGACCAGGATCCGGGCGGTGATGATACCGAAAATCCGGGCGGCGACGGCAGCCAGGGCGGCGATAAAAATGACGGAACCGGCGGCAGCGGAAATAAAGGGACCACACCTACAACGACTCCGGCTAAAAAGTCCGGCAGCGGCACAACAACTTCCAAATCAGCCAAGACAGGGGATGACACTGACATCTTACTACCTGTTCTGGGTGCCGGAGCGGCAGTAATAGTCATAGCCGCTTCAGTAATTGCTAAAAAGAAAAGAAGATAA
- a CDS encoding ABC transporter ATP-binding protein gives MELTIDQISKKYKDKTAVSQVSLKLTPGVWGLLGANGAGKTTLMRMVAGILKPTEGKVLYDGISIQVLREKYRDIFGYLPQEFGFYPEFTVQDYLEYMAVLKGLTKKEGKRRIEELLEKMTLLDVRKKKIVKLSGGMKRRVGIAQALLNEPEVLVLDEPTSGLDPGERVRFRNLLSEFASHDRIVLISTHIVSDVEYIATCNAVMKDGKILATGTTEELVTMVEDKVWTGMVPLGQLAEYERKLQIVNLKNEADGQVSIRYLSEKPQVADSVKEVPRLEDLYLWLFPESRFEKEVE, from the coding sequence ATGGAACTGACCATAGATCAGATATCAAAAAAATATAAGGACAAGACAGCAGTCAGTCAGGTGAGCCTGAAGCTGACGCCCGGGGTATGGGGACTTCTGGGTGCCAACGGAGCGGGAAAGACAACGCTCATGCGTATGGTGGCTGGTATACTGAAACCCACGGAAGGGAAAGTGCTCTATGACGGTATTTCTATTCAGGTGCTGAGAGAGAAATACAGGGATATTTTCGGCTACCTGCCGCAGGAGTTTGGCTTTTATCCTGAATTTACGGTCCAGGACTACCTTGAGTATATGGCAGTGCTGAAAGGACTGACGAAAAAAGAAGGAAAAAGAAGGATAGAAGAGCTTCTGGAGAAGATGACACTTTTGGATGTCAGGAAGAAAAAGATCGTGAAGCTTTCAGGGGGAATGAAGCGCCGGGTGGGGATTGCCCAGGCTCTGCTCAATGAACCGGAGGTGCTGGTTCTGGATGAACCCACAAGCGGCCTTGACCCGGGGGAGCGTGTGCGGTTCCGTAATCTGCTCTCAGAATTTGCTTCCCATGACAGGATCGTGCTCATATCCACCCATATTGTCTCCGATGTGGAGTATATTGCCACATGCAACGCAGTGATGAAAGACGGAAAAATACTGGCAACCGGTACAACAGAGGAGCTGGTCACCATGGTGGAGGATAAGGTCTGGACAGGTATGGTACCTTTGGGACAGCTTGCAGAGTATGAGAGAAAACTGCAGATCGTGAATCTGAAAAATGAGGCGGACGGACAGGTTTCCATCAGATATTTATCTGAAAAGCCCCAAGTCGCGGATTCCGTAAAAGAGGTGCCGAGACTGGAGGATCTGTATCTCTGGCTGTTTCCGGAGAGCCGGTTTGAAAAGGAGGTGGAGTAA
- a CDS encoding ABC transporter permease has product MGLIKAEWKRIMKTRTVPFLLAAALLLSLIMAYFPMSFVQYSYLDESGKQITITGKKAIEIIKEKQAVSAGTITPDKIQAALETYQACVNEYGPTSGEDFPLNVYNEKILPIEAVIHVVREVNADKTTGIAPDIMEIDPKNAGQFYQQCTERLNSLMNMEQKKHPDAQKKASALYAEVKQPYEYYPGFNKDAGDYLILYLLLLEFICVLLAAPTFSSDYQTKADDIQRCTRYGRRRLAATRLTVMFFISAATVAAGTAVYLFLMKSIFGAECMKNSIQMVYSAVSLPDMNLGQMLLVGAGVGFLTIIAAVLCTLVISSICRSVQAAVIAGMVLCLLPIIIGQMSSGNLAGWIRCILPTGGLGLGSSFFYELFDFNFLYLGGVSFWIPFVIPVALAVEIPLFAGMTIYFYNRHMA; this is encoded by the coding sequence ATGGGATTGATAAAAGCGGAATGGAAAAGAATTATGAAGACAAGGACTGTGCCCTTCCTTCTGGCGGCAGCGCTTCTGCTGTCTCTTATCATGGCCTATTTTCCCATGAGTTTTGTGCAGTATTCCTATCTGGATGAGAGCGGGAAACAGATAACCATAACCGGAAAAAAAGCCATAGAGATCATAAAAGAAAAGCAGGCAGTATCCGCAGGAACCATAACACCGGATAAGATACAGGCGGCACTGGAAACCTATCAGGCCTGTGTAAATGAGTATGGCCCTACGTCAGGTGAAGATTTTCCTCTCAATGTATATAATGAAAAAATTCTGCCCATTGAGGCTGTGATCCATGTTGTCCGGGAGGTAAATGCGGATAAAACAACAGGCATCGCGCCGGATATCATGGAGATAGACCCTAAAAATGCCGGACAGTTTTACCAACAGTGTACAGAACGTCTGAACAGTCTTATGAACATGGAACAGAAGAAGCACCCGGATGCCCAAAAAAAAGCCAGTGCCCTTTACGCTGAAGTGAAACAGCCCTATGAATATTACCCCGGCTTTAACAAAGATGCGGGAGACTATCTGATCCTTTATCTTCTTCTTTTGGAATTTATCTGTGTGCTCTTGGCAGCGCCGACTTTTTCATCTGACTATCAGACAAAAGCAGATGATATACAGCGGTGTACCAGATATGGGAGAAGGCGGCTGGCAGCGACCAGATTAACCGTTATGTTTTTCATATCTGCAGCCACGGTGGCGGCAGGAACTGCTGTATACCTGTTTCTTATGAAAAGCATATTTGGCGCGGAATGTATGAAAAACTCCATACAGATGGTGTACTCAGCAGTGAGTCTGCCTGATATGAACCTGGGACAGATGCTTTTAGTGGGAGCCGGGGTTGGTTTCCTTACCATTATAGCTGCAGTTTTGTGCACACTGGTGATATCATCTATATGCAGGAGTGTTCAGGCAGCAGTCATCGCAGGCATGGTCCTCTGTCTGCTCCCCATTATTATCGGACAGATGAGCAGCGGAAATCTGGCCGGCTGGATACGCTGCATACTGCCCACAGGAGGGCTTGGTCTGGGAAGCAGCTTTTTCTATGAATTGTTTGATTTCAATTTCCTTTATCTGGGCGGGGTATCATTTTGGATACCGTTCGTGATACCTGTGGCTCTGGCGGTGGAAATTCCGCTGTTTGCGGGAATGACCATATATTTTTATAACAGACATATGGCCTGA